Proteins encoded by one window of Sus scrofa isolate TJ Tabasco breed Duroc chromosome 12, Sscrofa11.1, whole genome shotgun sequence:
- the TMEM94 gene encoding transmembrane protein 94 isoform X8 — protein sequence MLTPAQTKARRPGGPREMWRSSFLHHGNRCSCFHWPGASFMLLAVLLLLGCYGGQPAGSHGVELVNASALFLLLLLNLVLIGRQDRLKRREVERRLRGIIDQIQDALRDGKEVKWPDALYPDLHMPFAPSWSLHWAYRDGHLVNLPVSLLVEGDIIALRPGQESFASLRGIKDDEHIVLEPGDLFPPFSPPPSPRGEVKKGPQNPQQHRLFRVLETPVIDNVRWCLDMALSRPVTALDNERFTVQSGMLHYAVPVVLAGFLITNGLRFMLHAPGVTTWQYTLLQLQVNGVLPVLPLLFPVLWVLATACGEARVLAQMSKGSPSSLLAKFSEDTLSSYTEAVSSQEMLRCIWGHFLRVIQGTSPTLSHSSSLLHSLGSVTVLCCVDKQGILSWPNPSPETVLFFSGKVEPPHSSHEDLTDDLSTHSFCHPEVEEEPQERDALLAGPLNATLHLPHEQEHSDWPGDSAKPPEAYPHHKAHGRSKHLSGSNVSFSRDTEGGEEDAGKTPRGLEAEPYEAEDFVCDYHLEMLSLSQDQQNPSCIQFDDSNWQLHLTSLKPLGLNVLLNLCNASVTERLCRFSDHLCNIALQESHSAVLPVHVPWGLCELARLIGFTPGAKELFKQGNHLALYRLPSAETMKETSLGRVSCVTKRRPPLSHMISLFIKDTTTSTEQMLSHGTADVVLEACTDFWDGADIYPLSGSDRKKVLDFYQRACLSGYCSAFAYKPMSCALSSQLNGKCIELVQAPGQSSIFTMCELPSTVPIKLSARRGSWSSDEGIGEVLEKEDCMQALSGQIFMGMVSSQYQARLDIVRLIDGLVNACIRFVYFSLEDELKSKVFAEKMGLETGWNCHISLTPNGDMPGSEIPPSSPSHAGSLHDDLNQVSRDDAEGLLLLEEEGHSDLISFQPTDSDLPSFLEDCNRAKLPRGIHQVRPHLQNIDNVPLLVPLFTDCTPETMCEMIKIMQEYGEVTCCLGSSANLRNSCLFLQSDISIALDPLYPSRCSWETFGYATSTSMAQASDGLSPLQLSGQLNSLPCSLAFRQEETISIIRLIEQARHATYGIRKCFLFLLQCQLTLVVTQFLSCLVQLPPILSTTDILWLSCFCYPLLSISLLGKPPHSSIMSMATGKNLQSIPKKTQHYFLLCFLLKFSLTISSCLICFGFTLQSFCDSSRARNLTNCSSIMLPRWVPPPTPILVPSPRAQRREAQHPSCSGSHADTAPAWFDDLANGLLPAQKLAAALTVLHTVFISVTHVHRTKPLWRKSPLTNLWWAVTVPVVLLGQVVQTAVDLRLWTHRDSRVHFGLEDVPLLTWLLGCLSLVLVVVTNEIVKLHEIRVRVRYQKRQKLQFETKLGMNSPF from the exons ATGCCCTCAGGGATGGCAAGGAGGTCAAGTGGCCAGATGCCCTGTACCCAGACCTCCACATGCCCTTTGCGCCGTCCTGGTCCCTGCACTGGGCCTACAGAGACGGACATCTGGTCAACCTGCCCGTTAGCCTGTTGGTGGAAGGAGACATCATAGCTCTGAGGCCCGGCCAAGAATCCTTTGCTTCTCTGAGGGGCATCAAG GACGACGAGCACATCGTCTTGGAGCCGGGGGACCtgtttccccctttctctccacccccctccccccggggagAGGTGAAGAAGGGGCCACAGAACCCGCAGCAGCACCGGCTCTTCCGCGTCCTCGAGACCCCTGTGATTGACAATGTCAG GTGGTGCCTGGACATGGCCCTGTCCCGCCCAGTCACCGCTCTGGACAATGAGAGGTTCACAGTGCAGTCAGGGATGCTGCACTACGCTGTGCCTGTGGTCCTG GCCGGCTTCCTCATCACCAACGGCCTGCGCTTCATGCTGCACGCCCCCGGCGTCACCACCTGGCAGTACACCCTCCTCcagctgcag GTGAACGGTGTCCTGCCCGTCCTGCCCCTGCTCTTCCCGGTCCTCTGGGTCCTGGCCACCGCCTGTGGAGAAGCCCGCGTCCTGGCCCAGATGAGCAAgggctcccccagctccctg CTGGCCAAGTTCTCGGAGGACACCCTGAGCAGCTATACAGAAGCCGTCTCCTCTCAG GAAATGCTGCGTTGCATTTGGGGCCACTTCCTGCGGGTGATCCAGGGGACGTCGCCAACGCTGAGCCACAGCTCCAGCCTGCTGCACAGCCTGGGCTCCGTCACG GTCCTCTGCTGTGTGGACAAACAAGGGATCCTGTCGTGGCCAAACCCCAGCCCGGAGACCGTGCTGTTCTTCAGCGGGAAGGTGGAACCCCCGCACAGCAGCCACGAGGACCTCACGGATGACCTGTCCACCCACTCCTTCTGCCACCCCGAGGTCGAGGAGGAG ccccaggaacGAGACGCCCTCCTGGCCGGCCCCCTGAACGCTACCCTACACCTTCCCCATGAGCAGGAGCACAGCGACTGGCCCGGCGACAGCGCCAAGCCCCCTGAAGCCTACCCCCACCACAAAGCCCATGGCCGCAGCAAGCACCTGTCTGGCTCCAATGTGAGCTTCAGCAGGGACACAGAAGGCGGTGAAGAAGACGCCGGCAAG ACCCCGCGCGGGCTGGAGGCCGAGCCCTACGAGGCCGAGGACTTCGTGTGCGACTACCACCTGGAGATGCTGAGCCTGTCCCAGGACCAGCAGAACCCCTCCTGCATCCAGTTCGATGACTCCAACTGGCAGCTCCACCTCACCTCGCTCAAGCCCCTGGGCCTCAACGTGCTGCTCAACCTGTGCAACGCCAGCGTCACCGAGAGGCTCTGCCGGTTCTCGGACCACCTGTGCAACATCGCGCTGCAGGAGAGCCACAGCGCCGTGCTGCCCGTGCACGTGCCCTGGGGCCTGTGCGAGCTCGCCCGCCTCATCG GCTTCACTCCCGGGGCCAAGGAGCTCTTCAAGCAGGGGAACCACCTCGCGCTCTACCGCCTCCCCAGCGCCGAGACCATGAAGGAGACGTCCCTGGGGAGGGTGTCCTGTGTCACCAAGCGGCGccccccgctgagccacatgatCAGCCTCTTCATCAAGGACACCACCACCA GCACAGAACAGATGCTGTCCCACGGCACGGCCGACGTGGTCTTAGAGGCCTGCACAGACTTCTGGGACGGAGCCGACATCTACCCGCTTTCGGGTTCTGACAG AAAGAAAGTGCTGGATTTCTACCAGCGAGCCTGCCTGTCTGGTTACTGCTCGGCCTTCGCCTACAAGCCCATGAGCTGCGCCCTGTCCTCCCAGCTCAACGGCAAGTGCATCGAGCTGGTGCAGGCGCCCGGCCAGAGCAGCATCTTCACGATGTGTGAGCTGCCCAGCACCGTCCCCATCAAGCTGAGCGCCCGCCgcggcagctggagctcagatg AAGGGATCGGGGAGGTGCTGGAGAAGGAAGACTGCATGCAGGCCCTGAGCGGCCAGATCTTCATGGGCATGGTGTCCTCCCAGTACCAGGCCCGGCTGGACATCGTGCGCCTCATCGACGGGCTGGTCAACGCCTGCATCCGCTTCGTCTACTTCTCTCTGGAGGATGAGCTCAAAAGCAAG GTGTTTGCCGAAAAGATGGGCCTGGAGACGGGCTGGAATTGCCACATCTCCCTCACGCCCAACGGCGACATGCCCGGCTCTGAGATccccccctccagccccagccacgcTGGCTCCCTGCATGATGACCTGAACCAGG TGTCCCGAGACGATGCGGAagggctcctcctcctggaagagGAGGGCCACTCAGACCTCATTAGCTTCCAGCCCACAGACAGCGACCTCCCCAGCTTCCTGGAGGACTGCAACCGG GCCAAGCTGCCCCGGGGCATCCACCAGGTGCGGCCCCACCTGCAGAACATCGACAACGTGCCCCTGCTCGTGCCCCTCTTCACCGACTGTACCCCCGAGA CCATGTGCGAGATGATCAAGATCATGCAGGAGTATGGAGAGGTGACCTGCTGCCTGGGCAGCTCTGCCAACCTGCGCAACAGCTGCCTCTTCCTGCAGAGTGACATCAG CATTGCCCTGGATCCCCTGTACCCGTCGCGCTGCTCCTGGGAGACCTTCGGCTACGCCACCAGCACCAGCATGGCCCAGGCCTCGGACGGCCTGTCTCCTCTGCAGCTCTCCGGGCAGCTCAACAGCCTGCCGTGCTCCCTGGCCTTTCGCCAGGAGGAGACCATCAGCATCATCCGGCTCATCGAGCAG GCTCGGCACGCCACCTACGGCATCCGCAAGtgcttcctcttcctgctgcAGTGCCAGCTGACTCTTGTGGTCACCCAG TTCCTCTCTTGCCTCGTCCAGCTGCCACCAATCCTGAGTACCACCGATATCCTGTGGCTGTCATGCTTTTGCTATCCTCTGCTCAG CATCTCTCTGCTGGGGAAGCCCCCCCATAGCTCCATCATGTCTATGGCAACGGGGAAAAACCTGCAGTCCATTCCTAAGAAG ACCCAGCACTACTTCCTGCTCTGCTTCTTGCTCAAGTTCAGTCTCACCATCAGCTCGTGCCTCATCTGCTTTGGCTTCACGCTGCAGAGCTTCTGCGACAGCTCCCGGGCCCGCAACCTCACCAACTGCTCCTCCATCATGCTGCCCAGGTGGGTCCCACCCCCAACACCCATCCTGGTCCCCTCTCCCAGGGCCCAGAGGAGGGAGGCTCAGCACCCCTCTTGCTCTGGTAGCCACGCCGACACGGCTCCAGCCTGGTTTGACGACCTCGCCAACGGGCTACTGCCAGCTCAGAAGCTCGCCGCCGCCCTGACCGTCCTGCACACTG TCTTCATCTCTGTCACCCACGTGCATCGCACCAAGCCCCTGTGGAGAAAGAGCCCCCTGACCAACCTCTGGTGGGCCGTGACGGTGCCCGTGGT GCTGCTGGGCCAGGTGGTACAGACGGCAGTGGACCTGCGGCTGTGGACACACAGGGACAGCCGCGTCCACTTTGGCCTAGAGGACGTGCCTCTGCTGACGTGGCTCCTGGGCTGCCTCTCCCTCGTCCTCGTGGTGGTCACCAACGAGATCGTGAAGCTGCACGAGATTCG GGTCCGGGTCCGCTACCAGAAGCGACAGAAGCTGCAGTTTGAAACGAAGCTGGGCATGAACTCCCCCTTCTGA
- the TMEM94 gene encoding transmembrane protein 94 isoform X3, with product MDAKETHAGEPALGLGLSTRKALSILKEQLEAVLECHLKERKECLTWKEMWRSSFLHHGNRCSCFHWPGASFMLLAVLLLLGCYGGQPAGSHGVELVNASALFLLLLLNLVLIGRQDRLKRREVERRLRGIIDQIQDALRDGKEVKWPDALYPDLHMPFAPSWSLHWAYRDGHLVNLPVSLLVEGDIIALRPGQESFASLRGIKDDEHIVLEPGDLFPPFSPPPSPRGEVKKGPQNPQQHRLFRVLETPVIDNVRWCLDMALSRPVTALDNERFTVQSGMLHYAVPVVLAGFLITNGLRFMLHAPGVTTWQYTLLQLQVNGVLPVLPLLFPVLWVLATACGEARVLAQMSKGSPSSLLAKFSEDTLSSYTEAVSSQEMLRCIWGHFLRVIQGTSPTLSHSSSLLHSLGSVTVLCCVDKQGILSWPNPSPETVLFFSGKVEPPHSSHEDLTDDLSTHSFCHPEVEEEPQERDALLAGPLNATLHLPHEQEHSDWPGDSAKPPEAYPHHKAHGRSKHLSGSNVSFSRDTEGGEEDAGKTPRGLEAEPYEAEDFVCDYHLEMLSLSQDQQNPSCIQFDDSNWQLHLTSLKPLGLNVLLNLCNASVTERLCRFSDHLCNIALQESHSAVLPVHVPWGLCELARLIGFTPGAKELFKQGNHLALYRLPSAETMKETSLGRVSCVTKRRPPLSHMISLFIKDTTTSTEQMLSHGTADVVLEACTDFWDGADIYPLSGSDRKKVLDFYQRACLSGYCSAFAYKPMSCALSSQLNGKCIELVQAPGQSSIFTMCELPSTVPIKLSARRGSWSSDEGIGEVLEKEDCMQALSGQIFMGMVSSQYQARLDIVRLIDGLVNACIRFVYFSLEDELKSKVFAEKMGLETGWNCHISLTPNGDMPGSEIPPSSPSHAGSLHDDLNQVSRDDAEGLLLLEEEGHSDLISFQPTDSDLPSFLEDCNRAKLPRGIHQVRPHLQNIDNVPLLVPLFTDCTPETMCEMIKIMQEYGEVTCCLGSSANLRNSCLFLQSDISIALDPLYPSRCSWETFGYATSTSMAQASDGLSPLQLSGQLNSLPCSLAFRQEETISIIRLIEQARHATYGIRKCFLFLLQCQLTLVVTQFLSCLVQLPPILSTTDILWLSCFCYPLLSISLLGKPPHSSIMSMATGKNLQSIPKKTQHYFLLCFLLKFSLTISSCLICFGFTLQSFCDSSRARNLTNCSSIMLPRWVPPPTPILVPSPRAQRREAQHPSCSGSHADTAPAWFDDLANGLLPAQKLAAALTVLHTVFISVTHVHRTKPLWRKSPLTNLWWAVTVPVVLLGQVVQTAVDLRLWTHRDSRVHFGLEDVPLLTWLLGCLSLVLVVVTNEIVKLHEIRVRVRYQKRQKLQFETKLGMNSPF from the exons ATGCCCTCAGGGATGGCAAGGAGGTCAAGTGGCCAGATGCCCTGTACCCAGACCTCCACATGCCCTTTGCGCCGTCCTGGTCCCTGCACTGGGCCTACAGAGACGGACATCTGGTCAACCTGCCCGTTAGCCTGTTGGTGGAAGGAGACATCATAGCTCTGAGGCCCGGCCAAGAATCCTTTGCTTCTCTGAGGGGCATCAAG GACGACGAGCACATCGTCTTGGAGCCGGGGGACCtgtttccccctttctctccacccccctccccccggggagAGGTGAAGAAGGGGCCACAGAACCCGCAGCAGCACCGGCTCTTCCGCGTCCTCGAGACCCCTGTGATTGACAATGTCAG GTGGTGCCTGGACATGGCCCTGTCCCGCCCAGTCACCGCTCTGGACAATGAGAGGTTCACAGTGCAGTCAGGGATGCTGCACTACGCTGTGCCTGTGGTCCTG GCCGGCTTCCTCATCACCAACGGCCTGCGCTTCATGCTGCACGCCCCCGGCGTCACCACCTGGCAGTACACCCTCCTCcagctgcag GTGAACGGTGTCCTGCCCGTCCTGCCCCTGCTCTTCCCGGTCCTCTGGGTCCTGGCCACCGCCTGTGGAGAAGCCCGCGTCCTGGCCCAGATGAGCAAgggctcccccagctccctg CTGGCCAAGTTCTCGGAGGACACCCTGAGCAGCTATACAGAAGCCGTCTCCTCTCAG GAAATGCTGCGTTGCATTTGGGGCCACTTCCTGCGGGTGATCCAGGGGACGTCGCCAACGCTGAGCCACAGCTCCAGCCTGCTGCACAGCCTGGGCTCCGTCACG GTCCTCTGCTGTGTGGACAAACAAGGGATCCTGTCGTGGCCAAACCCCAGCCCGGAGACCGTGCTGTTCTTCAGCGGGAAGGTGGAACCCCCGCACAGCAGCCACGAGGACCTCACGGATGACCTGTCCACCCACTCCTTCTGCCACCCCGAGGTCGAGGAGGAG ccccaggaacGAGACGCCCTCCTGGCCGGCCCCCTGAACGCTACCCTACACCTTCCCCATGAGCAGGAGCACAGCGACTGGCCCGGCGACAGCGCCAAGCCCCCTGAAGCCTACCCCCACCACAAAGCCCATGGCCGCAGCAAGCACCTGTCTGGCTCCAATGTGAGCTTCAGCAGGGACACAGAAGGCGGTGAAGAAGACGCCGGCAAG ACCCCGCGCGGGCTGGAGGCCGAGCCCTACGAGGCCGAGGACTTCGTGTGCGACTACCACCTGGAGATGCTGAGCCTGTCCCAGGACCAGCAGAACCCCTCCTGCATCCAGTTCGATGACTCCAACTGGCAGCTCCACCTCACCTCGCTCAAGCCCCTGGGCCTCAACGTGCTGCTCAACCTGTGCAACGCCAGCGTCACCGAGAGGCTCTGCCGGTTCTCGGACCACCTGTGCAACATCGCGCTGCAGGAGAGCCACAGCGCCGTGCTGCCCGTGCACGTGCCCTGGGGCCTGTGCGAGCTCGCCCGCCTCATCG GCTTCACTCCCGGGGCCAAGGAGCTCTTCAAGCAGGGGAACCACCTCGCGCTCTACCGCCTCCCCAGCGCCGAGACCATGAAGGAGACGTCCCTGGGGAGGGTGTCCTGTGTCACCAAGCGGCGccccccgctgagccacatgatCAGCCTCTTCATCAAGGACACCACCACCA GCACAGAACAGATGCTGTCCCACGGCACGGCCGACGTGGTCTTAGAGGCCTGCACAGACTTCTGGGACGGAGCCGACATCTACCCGCTTTCGGGTTCTGACAG AAAGAAAGTGCTGGATTTCTACCAGCGAGCCTGCCTGTCTGGTTACTGCTCGGCCTTCGCCTACAAGCCCATGAGCTGCGCCCTGTCCTCCCAGCTCAACGGCAAGTGCATCGAGCTGGTGCAGGCGCCCGGCCAGAGCAGCATCTTCACGATGTGTGAGCTGCCCAGCACCGTCCCCATCAAGCTGAGCGCCCGCCgcggcagctggagctcagatg AAGGGATCGGGGAGGTGCTGGAGAAGGAAGACTGCATGCAGGCCCTGAGCGGCCAGATCTTCATGGGCATGGTGTCCTCCCAGTACCAGGCCCGGCTGGACATCGTGCGCCTCATCGACGGGCTGGTCAACGCCTGCATCCGCTTCGTCTACTTCTCTCTGGAGGATGAGCTCAAAAGCAAG GTGTTTGCCGAAAAGATGGGCCTGGAGACGGGCTGGAATTGCCACATCTCCCTCACGCCCAACGGCGACATGCCCGGCTCTGAGATccccccctccagccccagccacgcTGGCTCCCTGCATGATGACCTGAACCAGG TGTCCCGAGACGATGCGGAagggctcctcctcctggaagagGAGGGCCACTCAGACCTCATTAGCTTCCAGCCCACAGACAGCGACCTCCCCAGCTTCCTGGAGGACTGCAACCGG GCCAAGCTGCCCCGGGGCATCCACCAGGTGCGGCCCCACCTGCAGAACATCGACAACGTGCCCCTGCTCGTGCCCCTCTTCACCGACTGTACCCCCGAGA CCATGTGCGAGATGATCAAGATCATGCAGGAGTATGGAGAGGTGACCTGCTGCCTGGGCAGCTCTGCCAACCTGCGCAACAGCTGCCTCTTCCTGCAGAGTGACATCAG CATTGCCCTGGATCCCCTGTACCCGTCGCGCTGCTCCTGGGAGACCTTCGGCTACGCCACCAGCACCAGCATGGCCCAGGCCTCGGACGGCCTGTCTCCTCTGCAGCTCTCCGGGCAGCTCAACAGCCTGCCGTGCTCCCTGGCCTTTCGCCAGGAGGAGACCATCAGCATCATCCGGCTCATCGAGCAG GCTCGGCACGCCACCTACGGCATCCGCAAGtgcttcctcttcctgctgcAGTGCCAGCTGACTCTTGTGGTCACCCAG TTCCTCTCTTGCCTCGTCCAGCTGCCACCAATCCTGAGTACCACCGATATCCTGTGGCTGTCATGCTTTTGCTATCCTCTGCTCAG CATCTCTCTGCTGGGGAAGCCCCCCCATAGCTCCATCATGTCTATGGCAACGGGGAAAAACCTGCAGTCCATTCCTAAGAAG ACCCAGCACTACTTCCTGCTCTGCTTCTTGCTCAAGTTCAGTCTCACCATCAGCTCGTGCCTCATCTGCTTTGGCTTCACGCTGCAGAGCTTCTGCGACAGCTCCCGGGCCCGCAACCTCACCAACTGCTCCTCCATCATGCTGCCCAGGTGGGTCCCACCCCCAACACCCATCCTGGTCCCCTCTCCCAGGGCCCAGAGGAGGGAGGCTCAGCACCCCTCTTGCTCTGGTAGCCACGCCGACACGGCTCCAGCCTGGTTTGACGACCTCGCCAACGGGCTACTGCCAGCTCAGAAGCTCGCCGCCGCCCTGACCGTCCTGCACACTG TCTTCATCTCTGTCACCCACGTGCATCGCACCAAGCCCCTGTGGAGAAAGAGCCCCCTGACCAACCTCTGGTGGGCCGTGACGGTGCCCGTGGT GCTGCTGGGCCAGGTGGTACAGACGGCAGTGGACCTGCGGCTGTGGACACACAGGGACAGCCGCGTCCACTTTGGCCTAGAGGACGTGCCTCTGCTGACGTGGCTCCTGGGCTGCCTCTCCCTCGTCCTCGTGGTGGTCACCAACGAGATCGTGAAGCTGCACGAGATTCG GGTCCGGGTCCGCTACCAGAAGCGACAGAAGCTGCAGTTTGAAACGAAGCTGGGCATGAACTCCCCCTTCTGA